A window of Paraburkholderia sp. ZP32-5 genomic DNA:
CGCCCGCGCGAGCACGCCAACGCGCGGCGGATGCCCGGTGCTTGCATGCCACGCCGAACTTTCATGCAGCAGGTGAGCAAATCGAGCGGCCCGTTGTGCAAGTTCGGCATAGGTCAGCGCGCGGCCATCACAACAAATGGCGATCGACTCGGGCGTCTCGATACTGTGACGGTAAAGCGTCGAAGCCAGATTATGGTTGTCCATACATCGCTCAGCTATTGTCGATTTTCGTTGGGCTGAACCGGAAAGCCGGCCGACAATAACGCGCGTAGATGCCTTCTTTTACAGTGCCTGGCGTGGCGTTCAGCGCAATGCGATTACCAATCAGACGAGACCCGCTTCCGAGCAATGCAATCGTTAGCGCGCTGAGCAGCAATCCCGCGAATACGTCGGTCAGATAGTGGCCTCCCTGCGTCGGCGTCGACAGAATCATCATCACGTTGAGCGGGATCCACAACAGCAATACGCGCGGCAGGCCACGAAGTGCGTAGACGAATAGAACTGCAAGCGTCGTGTGAAATGAAGGCATCGATACCATGCCCTGCCATGGCGCCACGTCGAACACGCGGAGCGTGCCATTGCGCAGCAAATAGAAGTCCGACACGGAAGACGCCGTATTAGGGTTCGTGATACCGAAATGCAGAAATGCGCTCGATGCGGGAATTGGCGTTGAAATCAGAAGAAGCAGAACTCCAGAGAGCATGAAGAGAAATACGAATTCCGATAGCTCTCTGACGCGGCCGGTCACGCCAAGAATGACCAGAACCGCGGGCCCCTGAATGAATATGCTGCAGTAGGCAACGCCAAGGATAAGCTGAAGTACCGGATGCGCTCGCACCCAAAGATAGACCGGCAACCAATGAAAACCAACAACGCCATCCAATTCCACGAGACGTTGATCGATAAGCGGTGCATTCACCGTCGCACAGAGGTACTGCAGCAAGTCGTAGACCGACACGAACGACGCCAGCAGCGTGAACCACGCGAACGTGGAAGCTACGCGGCTCAATCGGATCGTCCCGGTCAATGGCTTGTAACGGGGAATACGTGCCACCCCGAAAAGCAAAACGGCCAGTGACGCAGATATCGCCACAAACTTCAACAGAGCAATGACACTGCTTTCCCGGACCGAATAGCCGCAGACGGAAATCCAGATCCAATCAGTCATTGTGACCATTAGCACGACAGCCCATCCGATCACATATCGATTCAGGTACGTTGCCCCACGCCGTTTGCCTGAGCGTTCGTCGTTGTGGCTACCCATCATGAGTATCCCCCGTCTGTCGGCGCGGCATCCGTGACGATTGCCAGGCGCTCGACTACCACTGATTTTTTAGGTATTGGATCTGCACCGGAGTTTTTCCAGCCGTAAACGCTTACGCAATTGTGATGCCAAGGCTCTGCCAGTGGTGCTCTCCATCTGTACGCGAGATCTTTGGCGGAGAACGAGAGGTTGTCTGCCCAAAACGTCTCAACCTTAAGACGCATTCAGGCCGGAATACGCTTTCCGACCCGAGCAATAGCGTTTTATATGCACGCCAGCCTGGTTCGAAGCCGCTAGATGCGGTTCAAGCAGAAGCGCAACGCGTCGTCATTCCCACTGTTTCCGTCCGGGATGATTCAGTTTTGAAATTTTGAAACCGGCGACGACACTGAAATAACGCCCCCCGCGCTATCCCCTGTTGAACATACTGAAAACACGCGAGATCGTTTTCGCTGCCAGCACCAGCAGAGCGCCGGAGACGTTGTAGTCGACGCGATGCATCACGTCGGCCAGATAGAACACGGATAACGCAATGATCGGGTGGTAGATCGCACGGTTTATCAGGCTTTTCATCGGTATCTCACGCTATTGCATTTGCGCGAAGCGGTGAGTCACTGGGTGTGAACCGATTCGCTCAAGTTGGGCAACGCTCCGGGTTTGCAGAGTCCGAGGAAGGCTTGATGACGAAATACGGATGACGCTGATCCGTGCTGTTCCTTCCTGCGTTGCACTGTGCCCGTGGCAACCCGTGGCCGTCCTGCCCGCGCGTCGATCTTTTTTGACCGATCGTCCGCTTCTCGTCGATACGCTGCGAGCGCATTGCCGCGTGTCCACCAAGACCGCCCGATGATCCAATGAAACATGCGCTCCGTCGGTTGTGCATTTGCATGGCAAAGCCTTCGGACACGCAAAGTACTTCATTAAGCAGCATGAAAAACAGCAGTAAGGAAATCGTCATCTATCAGGGTTGCGGGTATAACATGAAGCCCTTGGCCATCCTGACGAGTACCCGAGTAAGCAACGGCCAGATTTATCGCCCGGGAAATCGCATTTGACGCGAGCGATCCATGGATGCAGTCTCTGATGTTCTGCGCGCGGTTCGTCTGAGCGGCGCTGTGTTTCTGAACGGGACCTTCACCGCGCCGTGGTGTCTGATCGGCCGTACCGATGCCGCGCTGTGCGGCGCTTATTTGCCGCCTTCCGAGCGCGTCGTTTCCTATCATCTGGTCATCGAGGGGAGCTGTTGGGCGACGCTGGCCGACGATCCCGGCTCGGCTATTCACGTCCAGGCCGGCGAACTGCTCGTCGTACCTCAAGGCGAAACGCACATCATGGGCAGCGCGACCGATCTTTGCCCGGTGCCGTCGGAGTCGCTACTGGCCGCGCAAATGGCGGTCGCACCTGGTGAAGTGATGACGCTGTCCCATGGTGGTGGCGGCAGCGCGACGCGTATCGTGTGCGGCTTTCTGGCCTGCGACGATACGTTGAGCAATCCACTGCTCTCCTCGCTGCCGCGACTCTTCAAGATCGATATGCGCCACGATCCGCGTGCTGCGTGGCTCGAGTCATCGCTCAGACTTGCAGCCGCCGAAGCAGCCGAATCGCGCGCGGGCGGCACGATCGTGCTTGCGCGGCTATCGGAACTGCTGTTTGTCGAAGCGATCCGCAACTGTATTGAAGCGCTACCAGAGAACCAGACAGGATGGCTCGCCGGTGTGCGCGACCGCTACATCGGCCGCGCGCTTTCATTGCTTCATACGCAAGCGGCGCATCCGTGGACCGTCGATGAACTCGCGCGCAAAGTGGGCCTGTCGCGCTCCGCATTGGCGCAACGCTTTACCGATCTTCTCGGACAGCCGCCGATGCAATACCTCGCGAAATGGCGCATGCAGATTGCCGCGCAAGAACTTCTGATCGGCAGCAAGCCGCTCAACGCCGTGGCGGAACAAATCGGCTATGAGTCGGAAGCTGCGTTCAGTCGCGCATTCCGGCGCGAATTCGGCATGCCGCCCGCCGGCTGGCGTAAAAGCAAGGCGAAGACGAACGGTGTGGCTGCATCGGCATAGCCCGTGCTGTGGCGCTGGCGCGCTCGCTACAACGTGGCGCCAAGCGACTGAAAACATCGTCCGCGGAAAGTCTCGTCCCGCGTAGGGCTCGGCTAACACGCGACAAGCGCGCATGTTGTTCAGCAGAACCTGCATTACTGCCTTTTCCATCCTAGTCTTGATCTCATGATCCTGGCCGGCGCGCGGTGAGTAATGTGCAGAACAATGACCTTGGCGTAGCTGCTTATCTTCGGCAACACCGTGGACTGTTGACGCGCCGGTGGCTCCGGGCGGTGCGGCAGCAGATGCAGATTCACCCGGATTGCAATGAAGCGGTAGTCGGCCTGATCAACCAGCTGCCGCTGCTTTTTGACGAGTTGTGCGCGGTGTTGGCGAATACCGCTGCGCCAGGCCTTGCAATCCATGCCGCGAAGGATGCGCGCTCCCACGCCAGGGAACGCTGGCGGCAGGGTTTCGCGCTCGAAGAACTGTACATGGAGCTGGATCTGTTGCAGCGCTGCGTCAACGCAGCGGTACGCGAGTACTTTGCCGAGATCAATTCCCGTACGGCGCAGCAGGAAGTTCATGAAGCGATCGACCGGTTCTTCAGCGCCGCTACCCGCAATGCGATCCGTCAGTTCCGTTCAGAACAGGAGCGGCACGTC
This region includes:
- a CDS encoding phosphatase PAP2 family protein, producing MMGSHNDERSGKRRGATYLNRYVIGWAVVLMVTMTDWIWISVCGYSVRESSVIALLKFVAISASLAVLLFGVARIPRYKPLTGTIRLSRVASTFAWFTLLASFVSVYDLLQYLCATVNAPLIDQRLVELDGVVGFHWLPVYLWVRAHPVLQLILGVAYCSIFIQGPAVLVILGVTGRVRELSEFVFLFMLSGVLLLLISTPIPASSAFLHFGITNPNTASSVSDFYLLRNGTLRVFDVAPWQGMVSMPSFHTTLAVLFVYALRGLPRVLLLWIPLNVMMILSTPTQGGHYLTDVFAGLLLSALTIALLGSGSRLIGNRIALNATPGTVKEGIYARYCRPAFRFSPTKIDNS
- a CDS encoding AraC family transcriptional regulator; its protein translation is MDAVSDVLRAVRLSGAVFLNGTFTAPWCLIGRTDAALCGAYLPPSERVVSYHLVIEGSCWATLADDPGSAIHVQAGELLVVPQGETHIMGSATDLCPVPSESLLAAQMAVAPGEVMTLSHGGGGSATRIVCGFLACDDTLSNPLLSSLPRLFKIDMRHDPRAAWLESSLRLAAAEAAESRAGGTIVLARLSELLFVEAIRNCIEALPENQTGWLAGVRDRYIGRALSLLHTQAAHPWTVDELARKVGLSRSALAQRFTDLLGQPPMQYLAKWRMQIAAQELLIGSKPLNAVAEQIGYESEAAFSRAFRREFGMPPAGWRKSKAKTNGVAASA